In Citrus sinensis cultivar Valencia sweet orange chromosome 2, DVS_A1.0, whole genome shotgun sequence, a single genomic region encodes these proteins:
- the LOC102626270 gene encoding uncharacterized protein LOC102626270 translates to MEDYYYYKRSGGGTQVPAFGSWDWNSDLPFTQCFESARQAGLLRYSYSEDRDLYVAGDLYENDVVTPAMIVVPRRRTKAREQRQNAKEKQSWKVNDEVMEPASPIPISRPTPKPVDEDLYKISPHLLYTKSKKKGVLGFFSSCLLPTCLL, encoded by the exons ATGGAA gattattattattacaagaGGAGTGGTGGTGGTACTCAAGTGCCAGCATTTGGGAGCTGGGATTGGAACAGTGACCTGCCATTCACTCAGTGCTTTGAATCAGCAAGGCAAGCTGGGTTGCTTCGTTATAGCTACTCTGAGGATCGTGATCTGTACGTTGCTGGTGACTTGTATGAGAACGACGTGGTCACTCCTGCCATGATTGTTGTTCCTCGCAGAAGG ACAAAAGCTCGGGAGCAGCGGCAGAATGCTAAAGAAAAGCAAAGTTGGAAGGTGAATGATGAGGTGATGGAACCAGCGAGCCCTATCCCCATATCTAGGCCAACACCTAAGCCTGTTGATGAAGACTTGTACAAAATTTCGCCACATCTCCTTTACACTAAATCCAAGAAG AAGGGAGTTCTTGGTTTCTTCTCAAGCTGCTTGCTGCCAACTTGTTTATTGTGA